From Hylaeus volcanicus isolate JK05 chromosome 2, UHH_iyHylVolc1.0_haploid, whole genome shotgun sequence, the proteins below share one genomic window:
- the LOC128884719 gene encoding histone acetyltransferase KAT2A gives MSTEEGNRTGTLQSLEESSQSVSSTSQHAGNSREASSARPQEQSSRQNNLQRIQQRKQQMLNLPQMKKILKIATYSACKVDECKCIGWKNPQLLTKSPKSDSQQPIINFFDPCKSCTHILENHVSHLTNQSEEEINKLLCMVIDADNIFLGLQKEEDPDTKKVYFYLYKLLRKCIQSMTKPTIEGPLGQPPFERPSIAKAVMNFVAYKYGHLPQRDMQAMCDMAKMFLHCLNHWNFDPLSARRGTISVEDAPAYKINHTRWLVFCHIPAFCDSLPHYDTSLVFGRTFVQAIFKPVSRQLLDKCHSERDKLAPEKRVIVLTHFPKFLSMLEAEIYSDNSPIWDPDFKQVPPTYLQSALESKSNQGRRTGEFEKVTITPNDKDSYTTINISPGMKKIHEKRSHSEGRSDVKRRKNEEIFEDLPEETVAEIVATINDPNYMCGPDAVFPPNVPRDETAKIEESRKIIEFQVVGNSLTQPVSKQTMLWLIGLHNVFSHQLPRMPKEYISQLVFDPKHKTLALIKDGRPIGGICFRMFPTQGFTEIVFCAVTSQEQVKGYGTHLMNMLKDYHIKNNILHFLTFADEFAIGYFKKQGFSKDIKLPRSMHQGYIKDYEGATLMHCELNAKIVYTEFTAVIRKQKEIIKKLIHQRQQEIQKIHPGLTCFKEGVRGIPVESIPGIRETGWKSYAQTRTRGVAKGTQGPEPMEACLDITDSLYNALKNVLNSVKNHSTAWPFLKPVDKNDVPDYYDHIKYPMDLKTMTDRLKARYYVTRRLFIADMTRIFTNCRLYNSPDTEYYRCANALEKYFQTRMKEIGLWDK, from the exons ATGTCAACCGAAGAAGGAAATCGCACTGGAACTTTGCAATCTTTAGAGGAAAGTAGCCAATCTGTTAGCAGTACATCCCAACATGCAGGAAACAGCCGGGAAGCTAGCAGTGCCAGACCTCAAGAGCAAAGTAGCCGTCAAAACAATCTTCAAAGAATACAACAACGAAAACagcaaatgttaaatttaccACAGATGAaaaagatattgaaaattgcaaCTTACAGTGCATGTAAAGTCGATGAATGCAAATGTATCGGATGGAAAAATCCTCAGTTACTGACCAAATCTCCTAAAAGTGACTCTCAGCAGcctattataaattttttcgatCCATGTAAAAGCTGCACCCACATTTTAGAAAATCATGTTTCTCACTTAACCAATCAGTCGGAGGAggaaatcaataaattattgtgcATGGTCATAGATGCAGACAATATTTTCTTAGGATTACAAAAAGAGGAAGATCCTGATACaaagaaagtttatttttacttgtataAACTTTTAAGGAAATGTATACAGTCGATGACAAAACCTACAATAGAAGGTCCTTTAGGACAACCACCTTTTGAAAGACCTAGCATAGCAAAAGCAGTAATGAACTTTGTCGCGTATAAATACGGGCATTTGCCGCAAAGAGATATGCAAGCTATGTGTGATATGGCAAAGATGTTCTTGCACTGTTTGAATCATTGGAACTTTGATCCTCTCAGTGCCCGAAGAGGTACAATTAGCGTCGAAGATGCCCCCgcgtataaaattaatcatacACGCTGGCTAGTATTTTGCCACATACCAGCATTTTGCGACTCTTTACCTCACTACGACACATCGTTAGTTTTTGGACGAACGTTCGTTCAAGCTATTTTCAAACCAGTTTCTAGACAATTATTAGATAAATGTCATAGCGAGCGAGATAAGTTAGCACCGGAGAAGAGAGTAATAGTCCTAACTCACTTCCCTAA aTTTCTCTCGATGTTAGAGGCAGAAATTTATTCGGATAATTCACCGATCTGGGATCCTGATTTCAAGCAAGTACCTCCTACTTACTTGCAGAGCGCGTTAGAATCAAAATCGAATCAAGGAAGAAGAACAGgcgaatttgaaaaagttacGATCACGCCAAATGATAAAGATAGTTACACAACGATTAATATAAGTCCTggtatgaaaaaaattcacgaaaagaGATCACATTCCGAAGGACGTTCGGATGTAAAAAGGAGGAAGAACGAAGAAATCTTCGAAGATTTACCCGAAGAAACTGTTGCTGAAATCGTGGCAACTATTAACGATCCCAATTACATGTGCGGACCTGATGCGGTATTTCCTCCAAATGTTCCGCGAGATGAAACTGCTAAGATCGAGGAAAGCCGAAAAATTATCGAATTTCAAGTTGTCGGGAACAGTCTGACACAGCCAGTTTCTAAACAGACGATGCTTTGGCTGATAGGATTGCATAATGTGTTCAGCCATCAGTTACCTAGAATGCCAAAGGAGTACATATCTCAACTAGTTTTCGATCC taaaCACAAAACATTGGCCTTAATCAAAGATGGTCGACCAATTGGTGGTATCTGTTTTCGAATGTTTCCTACTCAGggttttacagaaatagtGTTTTGCGCTGTCACAAGTCAAGAACAAGTAAAAGGCTATGGCACACATTTGATGAATATGCTTAAAGATTATCACATAAAAAACAACATATTACATTTCCTCACATTCGCCGACGAATTTGCGATAGGTTACTTTAAGAAGCAAGGCTTTAGTAAAGATATCAAATTGCCGCGATCCATGCATCAAGGATATATTAAGGATTACGAAGGTGCAACTTTAATGCATTGCGAATTAAACGCTAAAATTGTGTATACCGAATTTACAGCTGTTATACGAAAGCAGAAagagattattaaaaaattgattcatcAAAGACAACAGGAGATACAAAAGATTCATCCTGGTTtaacatgttttaaagaagGGGTTAGGGGAATTCCTGTTGAATCTATTCCTGGCATTCGAGAAACTGGCTGGAAAAGTTATGCTCAAACGAGGACAAGGGGGGTGGCTAAGGGTACTCAAGGGCCAGAACCGATGGAAGCGTGCTTAGACATTACCGATTCACTATACAatgctttgaaaaatgttttgaacaGCGTAAAAAATCACAGTACAGCCTGGCCATTCTTGAAACCTGTCGACAAAAATGACGTTCCGGATTATTACGATCACATTAAGTATCCTATGG aTCTCAAGACTATGACCGATCGACTAAAAGCTCGATATTATGTTACAAGAAGATTATTTATCGCAGATATGACACGGATTTTCACAAATTGTCGTTTATACAATAGTCCCGATACCGAATATTATCGATGCGCGAACgctttagaaaaatatttccaaacgaGGATGAAAGAAATCGGTCTTTGggataaatag